One segment of Negativicutes bacterium DNA contains the following:
- a CDS encoding GTP cyclohydrolase I FolE2, protein MKDVQNKLDDRGIAIQKVGINDVFLPFLIKTKNGSFQSVLAKIKLTVDLPHQYKGTHMSRFVEILSEWSQKPVGSKEMEQILHDTTEKLEANSAHLQLQFKYFIEKEAPVSGLKSLLDIECVFKANYKKNKKLDFTMGVKVPVTSLCPCSKEISAFGAHNQRSIINAKIKYPHEQIIWIEDLVAMIEGEASCPIYPLLKREDEKYVTEFAYNNPKFVEDILRDLVLSFRTLQSLVWFEIECENYESIHNHSAYASHVEFID, encoded by the coding sequence TTGAAAGATGTTCAAAACAAACTTGATGATAGAGGCATTGCAATTCAAAAGGTAGGAATTAATGATGTTTTTTTGCCTTTTTTAATAAAAACAAAAAATGGTTCGTTTCAATCGGTTTTAGCGAAAATAAAACTAACTGTTGATTTACCACACCAATATAAAGGAACTCATATGAGTCGTTTTGTGGAAATACTGAGTGAGTGGAGTCAAAAGCCGGTTGGCTCTAAAGAGATGGAGCAAATTTTACATGATACAACGGAAAAGTTAGAAGCTAATTCTGCTCATTTACAATTGCAGTTTAAATATTTTATTGAAAAAGAAGCACCGGTCAGTGGGCTGAAAAGTTTACTTGACATTGAGTGTGTGTTTAAAGCTAACTATAAAAAGAATAAAAAACTTGATTTTACAATGGGTGTAAAAGTTCCAGTTACGTCATTGTGCCCTTGTAGTAAAGAAATTTCAGCGTTTGGTGCACATAATCAACGGAGTATTATTAATGCAAAAATTAAATATCCGCATGAACAGATCATTTGGATTGAAGATTTAGTAGCAATGATAGAAGGGGAAGCTAGCTGTCCTATTTATCCCCTATTAAAGCGCGAAGATGAAAAGTATGTTACAGAATTTGCATATAACAACCCAAAATTTGTAGAAGATATTTTACGAGATTTGGTATTAAGCTTTAGAACTTTACAAAGTTTAGTTTGGTTTGAAATAGAGTGCGAAAATTACGAGTCAATTCATAATCATAGTGCTTATGCCAGTCACGTAGAGTTTATTGATTAG
- a CDS encoding ChbG/HpnK family deacetylase, which translates to MKKLIINADDFALHHSVNKGIITASEEGVLTSTSIIPSGAFFDEAVKMAILNKKIGIGVHLTLVHERPILPIAKVKSLITTKNLFHNNYLEFIKKMLNNEINYQEVYAELSAQIKAVQKTGITITHLDSHQHLHILPKITDIVLQLAQEYNIKSIRIPDEALFFTGGYPWTVNRMIGRTGLSILAKMARLKIGKKLFMPDHFFGMLAGGNMKEEYLLQIIKNLPAGITEIMMHPAESDFEMKKHYYWDYCWQDELKALLSERIKKEIKAQKIELISFGDLVNE; encoded by the coding sequence ATGAAGAAATTAATAATAAATGCTGATGACTTTGCTTTGCATCATTCGGTAAACAAAGGTATTATAACTGCTAGTGAAGAAGGAGTTTTAACAAGTACTTCTATTATTCCTAGTGGAGCTTTTTTTGACGAGGCTGTTAAAATGGCAATATTAAACAAAAAAATCGGCATTGGAGTTCATTTAACACTAGTACATGAAAGACCGATTTTACCGATAGCAAAGGTAAAAAGTTTAATAACTACAAAGAATTTATTTCACAACAATTATCTTGAGTTTATAAAAAAAATGCTTAATAATGAAATAAATTATCAAGAAGTTTATGCTGAGTTGTCAGCCCAAATAAAAGCAGTTCAAAAAACTGGGATTACAATAACCCATTTAGATAGCCATCAACACTTACATATTTTACCGAAAATTACTGATATCGTTTTGCAGTTAGCGCAAGAGTATAATATAAAAAGTATTAGAATTCCGGACGAAGCGTTGTTTTTTACCGGTGGTTATCCATGGACTGTTAATCGCATGATTGGACGCACAGGATTGTCAATCTTAGCGAAAATGGCTCGACTTAAAATTGGTAAAAAGCTCTTTATGCCGGACCATTTTTTTGGAATGCTAGCCGGAGGAAATATGAAGGAAGAGTATTTATTGCAGATTATAAAAAATCTTCCTGCTGGTATTACGGAAATCATGATGCATCCTGCCGAAAGCGATTTTGAAATGAAGAAGCATTATTATTGGGATTATTGCTGGCAAGATGAATTGAAGGCATTGCTTAGTGAAAGAATTAAAAAAGAAATTAAAGCACAAAAAATCGAACTTATTTCTTTTGGAGATTTAGTTAATGAATAA